The bacterium genome contains the following window.
GAAGTTTTGCGGTACTTTTTCGCGAGCTTCATCAAATTCGCATCATCCAGTCGTTTGCCTTTTGTGATCGGACTGTAAGCTTCCAGCAGAATGTTCTTCGAACGGCAATACTCCAGCAGCTCCTTCTGATACAGGAACGGACTGAACTCCACCTGATTTACAACCGGCACAACTTCTGATTCAGACAGCAGTTCCTCCAGATGTCGGATCAAATAATTGCTGACACCGATCGAGCGGCACCGTCCTTCTTTATAGATTTTCTGCAACGCTTTCCATGAATCTCTGCGTTTGCCTGTGACAGGCCAGTGGACCAAATAAAGATCGATATAACCGAGATTCAATTCCTTCATGCTCTTCTCGAACGCGCGCAAAGCTTTGTCATAACCGTGATCGTCGTTCCAGAGCTTTGTTGTTACAAAAATCTGCTCGCGTGGAATTCCGGACTCCTCCACGGCGTCCCCCACCTCGCGTTCATTGTTGTAAAGCGCCGCGGTATCAATATGCCTGTAACCAAATTGCAGAGCATAAGACACAGTGCTGAACGACTTTTGACCTTGAGGACTTCTATACATGCCAAGTCCCAGGCGCGGTATGTTAACCCCGTTGTTCATTTGAATGGTCGAATCAATCTTCATCAACCTAAAATGTAACATCTCAGATTGGTCTTCGCGAACTTTGCGAACTTTGTGTTCTTTCGCTGAACAGCAGCCGCCTAAATGTCTTCTAACGATCGATGATTTTCAAAAGAGTTGCAAGACGTTCTGGATGGGATTCCTGGCCTTTTACATGGCGGGGGCCTTACCTGGTTACGCGGCCGGATCCACTTGTATTCGAATTGCTGGAAAGGATTCGGAAACAAGAACATGATCTTCAACCCGTCTTTTGTGGCCAGCAAAGCCAATGCCCGTAACAAAAAGGAGAAACAGACATAAGAATGGTATCTTCTTCATTACGTTTTAGACCGAATCAGGACGAAAAAAGTTGGCATGGAGGCGCAAGAATTTTTAACGCAAAGGCGCAGAGATGCAAAGCAGCAGGCTTACAAGCACACCCCTAAAGTGATCTGGTTGTTGTTGACGATCGAATCAAACAGGGTTTGAGCAGGATCCAACGTTGAAATTGCCGATGATACAACATCCGGGCTGTTTGCGCTAACGGCCCCGGTCACCTTGATGGAGACGGTTTGCCCGGGATTCAGCGCCGGAACAAGACAGGAATCAAAGCAAGAACCGATACCTTCAGAAATAAAATTCGATGGCCACTGAGTAGCAACGCGAACAGGTTTGGATGGATAGGGGCCATTGTTTTTCACGGTTAGTGCAAGGTCGACCGCCACGCCTAATTCACAATCTATCGGTCCAATATGCGTTTCGCTCTTACCACGAGTGAAGCGAGCAGTCACAGAACCCGTTAACTGCACCTCCGATATCGCGCGTAAAGTCGTGATCACGAACGCTGTATTATTCTGATCATTTCGCTTCGGACTGTATTGTTAGGATCCGCATTAGCGGCGAAGTTTACCTTTGTGCCATCAACCACCGAACCCAATACTTCTCTAATGATTCGAACATGACGGTTCGCTCCGGGAGGCAAAGACGAAAGCGTGCAATTGACCTGAAGCGCTCCGCTTGAATCAGAACTATTCTGAAGACAGTTGTTTCTCCTTTGCATTTGGAACCGCTTGGAGCAAGTCCTTTGCCAACAGCAATGAGAGCGTTGTAAGTCGAGACAATATATCCGATGAGGACTTGCAGGATACCGGAATTGTTTTTCTAGCAACTCGCGTTGCTTTGGAGAGTTGAGAGAGAGTGTCTTGGCGTTTTCAGCGCCGGCGCCTCGCTGGCCAGAATCGGTTGGTTGCCAGAACTAGGCCAGCCAAAGGCAGGCGGCATCAAATCCGAAATGGTTCTCTATTCGCTTCTATTTTTTTCTTTTAATTTCGCGTCGAGATATTGCCGCATGATTTGAGCGTTCTGACTGGCAATCGTTTTCACTTCCTCGCCACCTTCTTGAGCACCTATTTTGAGTTTTTTAGCGGCCTGAAGATTCTTTTCGTCTTGTTCACTTTTTATAGCTTTGGGATCGCGATCTCGTTCATCCGCGCGAGACACCGATTTTTCAATATTACGATCTCGTTTCGATCTTGCTTTTGCCGTGCCGTCAAATTCGTCCGAAGTCCCACCCGTTAGACCCACATCAACCTTGAACCCTCCTACTGTCGGCAATTTGGGAAATCCCATTAGGCACCTCCATATATATGTATCGACTATACATGTATCGACCAATCCGACGCAATTGGTGCTTGAACCGTCGGTTTCCACCATGGCGCAATCCTGAACTGTGGATGAAACTATCCCATCAGTTCTTTCACGCCGATCGTATCAAAACGCTGGCACTATTCAGCAATGCGTTAAGGACTCAGCGAAACAAGAGATAACATACCGAATCTGCAACGTGAATTTGATTCTGATCATCGAGTGAGACACCCCGCGCTAAGGAGG
Protein-coding sequences here:
- a CDS encoding DUF11 domain-containing protein, which codes for MITTLRAISEVQLTGSVTARFTRGKSETHIGPIDCELGVAVDLALTVKNNGPYPSKPVRVATQWPSNFISEGIGSCFDSCLVPALNPGQTVSIKVTGAVSANSPDVVSSAISTLDPAQTLFDSIVNNNQITLGVCL
- a CDS encoding aldo/keto reductase, giving the protein MKIDSTIQMNNGVNIPRLGLGMYRSPQGQKSFSTVSYALQFGYRHIDTAALYNNEREVGDAVEESGIPREQIFVTTKLWNDDHGYDKALRAFEKSMKELNLGYIDLYLVHWPVTGKRRDSWKALQKIYKEGRCRSIGVSNYLIRHLEELLSESEVVPVVNQVEFSPFLYQKELLEYCRSKNILLEAYSPITKGKRLDDANLMKLAKKYRKTS